The window TGTTCCCGGCGGCGCTGGTGTAGGCGTAGAGCAGCTCCGAGAGGCCGTGCGGGCCGGCGTTGGGGGCGCTGGCCGCCGCCGACGTGACCGCGGCCCAGCCGGTCAGCGGCAGCACCAGCAGCGGGAAGACCAGGATGTAGATCGTGGCCAGCTTCATCTCGCGCGGCTCGATCTTCTTGCCCAGCAGCTCGGGGGTGCGCCCCACCATGAGGCCGGCGATGAACACCGTCAGCACCACGAAGATCAGCATCCCGTAGAGCCCCGCGCCGACGCCGCCGAAGATCACCTCGCCGAGCTGGATGTTGACGAGCGGCACCAGGCCGCCCAGCGGGTTGAAGCTGTCGTGCATCCCGTTGACCGCACCGCAGGAGGCGGCCGTGGTGGCGGTGGCGAAGAGCGCGGTGCCGTCCACCCCGAAGCGCACCTCCTTGCCCTCCAGGTTGCCGGCCGCCTGGTCCACCCCGAGCCCGGCCAGGGCCGGGTTGGGCTGGTGCTCGGCCCAGGTGACGGCGGCGTAGCCGGCCAGGAAGAGGGCCAGCATGGCGCCGAAGAGCGCCCAGCCCTGCCGCGTGTTGCGCGCCATCCGGCCGTAGGTCCAGGTGAGCCCGGCGGGGATGGCCAGGATGAGGAGGATCTGGAGCAGGTTGGTGAGCGGGGTGGGGTTCTCGAAGGGGTGGGCGCTGTTGGCGTTGAAGAAGCCGCCGCCGTTGGTGCCGAGCTGCTTGATGGCCTCCTGCGAGCCGACCGGCCCGAGGGCCAGCACCTGCTTCACCCCCTCCACCGTGGTCACCTCGAGGGAGGGCGCCAGCGTCTGCAGCACGCCCTGCGAGACCAGCACCAGGCCGAAGACCAGGCTGGCCGGGAGGAGCAGGTAGACGGTGGCGCGGGTCAGGTCGACCCAGAAGCTGCCGAGGGTGCGCGGCGCGCCCGGCTCGAGCCGCCGGGTCAGGCCGCGCGCCAGCGCCAGCGCCACGCCGATGCCGGCCGCCGCCGAGGTGAAGTTGTGCCATGCCAGCGCGGCCATCTGCGAGAGGTACGACATGCTGCTCTCGCCCGCGTAGGACTGCCAGTTGGTGTTGGTGGCGAAGCTGGCGGCGGTGTTGAACGCCAGCGCGGGCGGCACCGCGGCCAGCCCCTGCGGGTTGAGCGGCAACAGCTGCTGGAGCCGGAGCAGCGCGTAGGTGCCGAGCATGCCGAGGGCGCTGAAGACCAGCAGGCTGGCGGCGTAGGCCACCCACCCCTGCTCGGCAGCCGGATCGACGCCCGAGAGCCGGTGGATCAGCCGCTCGAGCCGCCCGAGGGTGGCCGGCAGCGGCGGCGACCCTTCGAACACCCGAAACATGAAGGCGCCGAGCGGCTTGGTGATCAGGAGGAGGAGGCCGACGAAGGCGGCCGCCTGGACCCAGGCGTGGAGGGACATCGGGCCTCCCTAGAACTTCTCGGGGCGCACCAGCGCGTACCCGAGGTAGGCGAACAGCAGGACCGCGGCGGCGAGGCCGAGGGCGTGGTCGAAGGTCATGGCGACCCCGGGCCATCGAGGCGGTCGAGCCAGCGGGCCAGGGCCAGCGACGCGCCGAAGAAGGCGACGGTGGCGAGGACGAAGACGAGATCGAGCATGGTGGCGACTCCGCGCGCCGGGGTGGCGCGTCGAAGCCCAGCCATGCATCGTCCTCGCCAGCCCGGGGGCCCGAGTGGTGACGAGCCCTTGGCGGCCGCTGCGGCGACCCGCCCGTGCAAGGTGCACGACCAGGCCTGGGCGGGCGCTGCGCGCCGCCACCCAGGTGGCCTGAGGCCTACGGCCGCCGCGCCTCCAGCGCCGCCAGCGCCGCCTGGTCCATGGTGACCATGCCGAGCTGGCGATCCGGCGTGACGTCCGGGCCGTGGTAGTCGGAGCCGGCCGTCATGACCAGGCCGCTGGCGGCCGCGGCGCGGGCGTACTTGTCGCGCACCGAGGGGTTCTGGTCGGGGTGGATGACCTCGATGCCGGAGACCCCGGCCTCGGCCAGGCGGGCCACCTCGGCCACCTCCAGCTTCGACACGCCCGGGTGGGCGATGGTGACCGTGCCGCCGGCCCCTCGCACCAGCGCCACCGCGTCGGCCGCCTCCAGCCGGTAGCGCTGCACGTAGGCCGGCTGCCCCTCCCCGAGCCAGCGGTCGAATGCCTCGCGGACCGTGGCCACCGCCCCGGTCTCCACGATGGCCCGCGCCACGTGCGGGCGGCCGATGGTCTTGCCGCCCGAGTGGCGCTCGATGGCCTCCTCGGTGACCGACACGCCCAGGGCCGCCAGCCGCACCACGATCTGCCGCACCCGCTCGCGCCGGTGCACCGCCAGGAAGTCCTCGAAGGCCACCAGGGCCGGGTGGGCCGGGTCCACGAAGTGGCCCAGCAGGTGGATCTCGCGCCGCTCCAGGAAGGCCGAGAGCTCGATGCCGGGGACGAAGCGCAGCCCCTCGCGCGCCGCCGCCGCCGCGCCGGACGCCAGCCCCGCCACCGTGTCGTGGTCACACAGCGCCCAGGTGCCCAGGCCGGCCCGCCGCGCCAGCACCGCCACCTCCGCGGCCGGGTACTGCCCGTCCGAGGCCAGCGAGTGGCTGTGCAGGTCGATGCGGCCAGGTGCGCTCATGTTTCCCTCCCTCCCCTCGTGCTAGAGTTCGCTCCCCCCGAAGGTCCCAGTCGGACCCAACCAGCGGAGCGACGAATGCAGCACGTACTCCGGATCTCCCGCAAGATCGATTACGGCCTGCGGGCCATGATCTACCTCTCTTCCATCCCGCTGGAGTCGGTGGTCCCCTTCCGGGAGATCGCACGCCAGATGGACGTACCGGAGGACTTCCTGGCCAAGATCCTCAAGACCCTGGTGGACCAGGGGCTGGTGAAGTCGACGCGCGGGCCGCACGGCGGCTACGCGCTGGCCCGCACCCCGGGGGAGATCAGCTTCCTCGACGTCATCGAGGCGGTGGAGGGGCCGGTGGCCCTCAACGTCTGCCTCGATGGCGAGGACGCCTGCGGCCACACCTCGGCCTGCACCATGGTGAGCGTCTGGCGCATGGGCCAGGAGCGGATGCTGGACGTCTACCGGCAGTCGAAGCTGGCCGACCTGGCCTTCCAGGCCCGGGCCGACGGCCAGGTGGGGCTGGTACAGCTGCACCCGCCCGAGGCGCCGCGCCCCTGACCGGGGGCTCGGCCCCGGCGCCGGCCCTCCCCTACTTCATCCACCGCGCGATGAGCGCGTCGGCCTCGGCCGGGTGCGCCTTGGCCTCCAGCAGGGCGCTCAGCATGAGCGGCGCCACGATGGTGGCGTCCGACTCCACCACGAACATGGGCGTGTCCTGGGTGAGCTTGTCCCAGGTGATCTTCTCGTTGGGCGTGGCCCCCGAGTAGGAGCCGTAGGACGTGGTGGAGTCCGAGATCTGGCAGAAGTAGGCCCAGGGCTTCACCGGCTCCTGCAGGTCGTACTTGATGGAGGGCACCACGCAGATGGGGAAGTCGCCGGCGATGCCGCCGCCGATCTGGAAGAAGCCGACGCCCTTGCCGCGGGAGAGCTTCTTGTACTGGTCGTACCACTCGGCCATGTACTCGATGCCCGACTTGACGATCAGCGGGCTGCACTCGCCGGTCTTGACGTGGCTGGCGAAGATGTTGCCGAAGGTGGAGTCCTCGTGGCCCGGGACCACGATGGGCAGCCGCTTCCTGGCCGCCGCCAGCAGCCAGCTCTCGCTGGCCTTGCCCTGGTGGAGCTCCCTGGGCAGCGCCTGGATGAGCTCGTAGAAGTACTCGTGCCAGAAGCGGCGCGCCTTCTGCTTGGTGGCCTTGGTCCACATGGGGACGATGAACTTCTCCACCGCGCGGAAGGCCTCGTCCTCCGGGATGGAGGTGTCGGTCACCCGCCGCATCCGGTCGTCGAGGATGCGGGTGTCGTCCGCCTTGGTGAAGTAGCGGTAGTCGGGGAAGTCCTTGTAGCCGTCGTGCGCCACCAGCCGGAAGAGCGACTCCTCCAGGTTGGCGCCGGTCACCGACAGGCCGTGGACCAGGCCGGCGCGGATGGCCGGGGCCAGCGTGATGCCGAGCTGGGCCGAGCTCATGGCCCCCGCCACCGCCCAGAACATCTTGCCGCCGCCCTGCACGTGCCGCCAGTAGGCCAGCAGCGCGTCGCGCGTGGCGCGGGCGTTGAAGTTCTTGTAGTTCTTGAGGACGAACTCGAGGACGGGCAGCTCGGAGGTGGTCGCCATGGGTGCCTGATCTAACATGGCCACCCGGCCCATCGACAGGGGATCGCGCCGCCGCCCCGGCCTACTCCGGCTCCAGCCGCTCCAGCAGGGTCTTCAGCTCCGGGTCGGTGAGCGGCAGCGGCTCGTCGCCCCAGCCCGGGCGCTCCACCAGCGCCTGGAACCGGGGGTCGTCGAGCAGGCGCCGGATGCCGGGATCGCGCTCCAGCAGCCGCCGCCGCGCCGCCGGGTCGCGGGTGGCCTCGAGCAGCCGCTGCAGCGCCCTGGCCTGCTCGGGCGCCGCGGCGCTGAGCAGGTTGTGGCGGGCCGCCAGCGAGCCGAAGTCGGAGCCGCGGGTGTCGAGGCGCAGCGGCCCCAGCACCAGCGGGCCGCCGGCCAGCGCCAGCGCCGACAGGAGCACCCAGGCCACCAGCCCGGCCTTGGCCCCGCCCAGGAGGGCGCCGAGGCCGCGGTCCAGCGCGCCGGGGGAGCCGCCGGGCCCGTGCAGCCGGCGCGCCACCAGGGCGCCCACCAGGCCGACCAGCGCGGCGCCGGCCAGGAAGCAGCCCACCGCCAGGGCCGAGCGCTGCCAGGGCGGCGGCCCGCCGCCGAGGAGCCGGGGGACCAGCCAGGGGGCCAGGTGGCGCGCCGCCAGCCAGCCGGCCACCACCGCCGCCACCTGCACCAGCTGCCGCAGCGCGCCCGAGATGGCCCCCGCCACCGCGAAGAGCAGCAGCAGGCCCAGGATGATCAGGTCGAGGGTGGCCGGGCTCACTTGATGCGGTAGTCGCCCTTGACGCGGGACCTCTCCAGCTCGCCCTGCACCGCCGCCAGCTGCTCCTTGAACTTGGGGTTGGCGGCCTCGTACATGAGGGCGCTCTTGAGCGCCCGCTCGGCGGCCTCCCAGCGCCCCGCCTGCACCTCCAGCATGGCGGTGGCGAAGAACTTCCGGCCGTTGGGCGTCTGGCCGAACTGCTCCTCCAGCTTCTTCTTCTGGTCGGCGCTCGCCGCCGACTCCTCGGCCTCGGTGAAGCGCAGCTTCCTGGCCCGGTCCGGCCCCGACACGTCGGCCAGGTAGCGCACCCGCTTCTGGTCGTCGCGCAGCACCGTGTAGGCCTCGTTGATGCGCCGGTAGATGCGGCCGATCAGGTCCCTCAGCTCGGCGCTCTCCACCGCCGCGAAGCGGTCCGGGTGGTAGGCGCGCGACTCCCGGTAGTAGGCGGCCTTGACGTCGGCGGCGCCGGCGCCCTGCTGCAGCTTGAGCACGCCGTAGTAGTCGAGCTGGTCGAGCACGGCGGCCAGCGTCTCGACCTCGATGAGGAACTGCGCGTCCACGGGGGGGCTGCCTCCTGGGTCAGGCCTGGCGCTCGGCCAGCTCCATGCCGGCGTTGTCGTCCATGGCCTTCTTGATGTCCTGCTCGGACAGGCCGGAGGAGAGGCTGATGATGGTGGAGGTCTTCTGCCCGGTCTCCAGGTCGGTGGCCGCCACGTTGACGATGCCGTTCGAGTCGATCTCGAAGGTCACCTGGATCTGCACCTCGCCGCGGTAGCCGATGCGGAAGCCGGTGAACTCGAACTCGCCGAGCAGCTCGCAGCCCTCCACCCGGCTCGACTCGCCCTGGTAGACGCGGATCTTGACCCGGTCCTGCCCGTCGCGGCTGGTGGTGAAGGTCTTCGACTTCTCGATGGGGATGGGGGTGTTCTTGTCGATGATCCGCTCGGAGAAGCCACCCACCGTGCCCACCCGCAGCGAGAGCGGCGTGACGTCCAGCAGGTAGCTGGCCTGGCCGAACTCGGCGGCGCTGGTGGAGAGCAGGGCGGCCGCCTGGATGGCGGCGCCCATGGCCACCACCTCGTCGGGATCCACGTCGGTGAGCGGCTCCCGCTGGAAGTAGTGGCGCACCGAGCTGCGGATGATGGGCAGCCGGGTCGGGCCGCCCACCAGGATGACGGCGTCCACGTCCGAGGCGGTCAGCCGCGCCGACTGGAGCGCCTCGTCGCACACCTTGAAGGTGCGCTGCACCAGGTCCATCACCATGCGGTTGAACTGGTCCGCCTGCAGGCGCTGCCGGAGGTCCAGCACCTGGCCCTCGGGCGACTGGCAGATGCCGGGCACGTGGATCTCGGCCACCCCGTCGCGGCCCACCTCGATCTTGGCCCGCTCGCCGGCCTCCTTGAGCATCTGCAGGCAGAACTTGTTCTGGCGCAGGTCCAGGCCGTGCGCCTGCAGGAACCCGTCGGCCAGCCACCCCATGATGCGGTCGTCGAAGTCGTCGCCGCCCAGGTAGGTGTCGCCGGCGGTGGAGAGCACCTCGAAGACGTCCTTGCCGATCTCCAGGATGGAGACGTCGAAGGTGCCGCCGCCCAGGTCGTAGACGCAGATCTTCTGGGAGATGTCCTTGCCGAAGCCGTAGGCCAGCGCCGCCGCGGTGGGCTCGTTGATGATGCGCAGCACCTCCAGGCCGGCGATGCGCCCGGCGTCCTTGGTGGCCTGCCGCTGGTTGTCGTTGAAGTAGGCCGGGCAGGTGACCACCGCCTTCTTCACCTCGCGCCCGAGGTGGGTCTCGGCCACCGCCTTCATCTCCTTGAGCACCAGCGCCGAGATCTCGGGCACCGCCAGGAGCCGGTCGCGCACCTGGATGCGCACCGAGTTGTTGGCCCCCTCGACGATGCCGTAGGGCATGACCGCCTGGGCCTTCTTCACCTCGTCGGAGAAGTAGAAGCGGCCGATGAGCCGCTTGGCCGAGTAGACGGTGTTCTCCGCGTTGGTGATGATGTTCTTCTTGGCGTCGTTGCCGACCAGCACGTGGCCGTCGTCCAGGAAGCTCACCACCGAGGCGTGGGTGCGCTCGCCCCACTCGTTGGGGACCACCCGCGGCGATCCGCCGTCCGCGACGGCCACGCACGAGTAGCTGGTTCCGAGGTCGATGCCGACTGCGATGTCGTCGCTCATGGTGCTTTCGGCCAGCGTTTCCAGGGGGTTGGGAGATGCTAGTGGGCGGTACGGCGGGCTGTCAAACCGCCTGGGCGCGGCGCCGCGCCGCAGCCCGGCCGCGGCCCGCTCAGACGATGGCCCAGGGGCGCGGCACGTAGAGCGCCTCCCAGGTGGCCAGCGCGAAGCGATCGGTCATGCCGGAGAGGAAGTCGGTGACGGCCCGCTCCTGCGTCTCGCCGGGCCGCGGCGCCACCCCGTAGGTGGCCCGCAGGCGCGCCGCGTCCTCCAGGCACCAGTGGTGCAGGTCCTTGAGGATGCGCTGGGCCTTGACGAACTCCTCGTGCACCACCGGGTTCTCGTAGACGCGGGCGTAGAGGAAGTCGCGCAGCGCCAGCAGGGCCTGGTGCACGCCGGGCGACAGCTCGATGTGCCCCCCGCCGTCCAGGTCGGAGTGGACGATGACGTCGCGGATAAGGGTGGCCAGCCGCTCGGAGTGGCGGCCGCCCAGGGTGGCGCGGATGTCGGGCGGCACCTCGGCCTCGGTGAGCAGCCCGGCCCGCACCGCGTCGTCGAGGTCGTGGTTGACGTAGGCGATGACGTCGGCCAGGCGCACGATCTCGGCCTCCAGGGTCATGGCCTTGGGCCCGCTGCCGCGCATCAGCACCCCGCCCTTGCCCTTGGAGTGGCGCAGGATGCCGTCGCGCACCTCGATGGTCAGGTTGAGCCCGGCCCCGTCCTTCTCCAGCACCTCCACCACCCGCACCGACTGGGTGACGTGGTGGAAGCCGCCGGCCACCACCTCGGAGAGCACCCGCTCGCCGGCGTGGCCGAAGGGGGTGTGGCCCAGGTCGTGGCCCATCACCATGGCCTCCACCAGCATCTCGTTGAGGCGGAGCGCCCGCGCGATGGAGCGGCCCACCTGCGCCACCTCCAGGGTGTGGGTCAGCCGGTTGCGGTAGTGGTCGCCGGTGGGGGCCAGGAAGACCTGGGTCTTGCCCTTGAGGCGCCGGAAGGACTTGCAGTGCAGCAGCCGGTCGCGGTCCCGCTGGTAGGCGGGGCGCATGTCGTCCTCGGGGTCGGGCCGCTCGCGCCCCCGGGTCCCGGCCGACAGCGCGGCGCGCGGGTGGAAGGTGCGGGCCTCCAGGTCCTCCAGCATGGCGCGGATGGTCGGGGGCATGGCGGGGTCCTAACGCCCGGGGCGGGCGGTGTCAGGCGTAGAAGGAGCGCTCCAGCGTGGCCAGGAAGAGGTTGGAGAGCGCGTGCACCACCACCGGCGCCCAGATCCCGCCGGTCCGCTCCCGCAGCCAGCCGAAGAGCAGGCCGGGGAAGAAGGTGCCGACGCGCCAGGGCTGCAGGGTCACCAGGTGGCCGAGCGCGAAGAGCACCTGGGTGAGCAGGAAGCCGCGCCCCAGGCGCGCCCCCAGCACCGTGATCCCGGCGCCCGGCGCGGCCCGCGCCAGGCTGGTCTGCAGCCAGCCGCGGTAGAAGAGCTCCTCGGGCAGCGCCACCACCAGCAGCTGCGTCAGCACCAGCAGCGGCAGCCGGTCGGGCAGCCGGAAGGCGAGGCGCGGCGCGCCGGCGTAGGGCGCCAGCAGCCCCCGCAGCCCGGGGGAGAGGCCGGGCAGGGCCTCGGCGAAGAGCCAGAAGCCCACCGCGAAGAGCGGGAAGACCAGGGCGCAGGTGAGGAGCCCCTGCCAGAGGCCGCGCCCGGCGGCGCGCCAGGTGCGCCCGTCGCCCAGGCCGTGCAGCGGGGCGCCGTAGGCCTCCCAGTCCTCGCCGCGGGCGCGCAGGCGGCGGTCCGGCAGCCAGACGAAGAGGAAGGCGGCCACCCCGGCCAGGTTGGCGCCGACCAGGCCGGTGGGATCGGCCAGGGAGACCAGCCGCGCCGCGCCCAGGCCGGCCACCGCCAGCGCCCAGGTGCGCAGCAGCGCGCCGGTGCGCTCGGGCGGCGGCCCCGCCTGGCCGGCCCAGGGCGGCGCGGCGTCCGGCCGGGGCGGCGGTGGGCTGGGCAGGGGCACGCCCCCGGATCGCACGCGACCCCGGTCGAGTCAACGGCACACCTCGCGGCGGCGCCGTCCGGGCGCGGTTCGCCCGCTCGACGCTGGGTCCGCTCGCGCCCGGCCGGAGGGCCCGGCCCCCGACGCCAGCCATGTGCGCGCCCTGCCGACATGTCGCCCGCCGCGGCGTCCGGGCGGGTCCCCTGCCCGTGGTACGATCCGGCCTCGAGGAGATTGCCATGACGACACCGCGACGGACCACCGCCCGCTGGCTGGCCGGGCTCGCCCCGCTCTTCCTGCTGGGGCTCGCCCTCCCCCTGCTGGCGCCGTCCTGCGGCGACTTCCAGCCTGGCGTGAAGTCCTTCGCCAAGGGGTCGCTCATCATCCCCATGGACGTCTGCTACCAGTGCACGCGCCAGTCGGCCGACGGCTTCGACGCCGCCACCGGCAACTGCGCCCGCACCGGCTGGGTCTCGGCCCCGTCCGGCAACGCCTGCCCCCAGGCGCTGGCCCAGGGCGACGTGATGCGGGCCTACGGCCTGGTCTACCAGCTCATCCGCAACGACGTGGCCGTCTACTGGGTCATCGACCCGGCCAAGACCGCCATCGACGGCTACGACCTGGCCATCCAGTACCAGGGCGGGTTCCCGGTGGCGGAGCTGGACTGGGCCACCGGCCTGCCCGGCGCCTCCCCGGTGGCCTCCGCCACCATCCGCTACATGGGCGGCCCCTTCGTGGTGGACGGCAGCGACGCCGCCAAGGCCATCGCGGTGATGAAGGCCTACCAGTCCACCTTCGGCGCGGTGAACGTGCACGTGGCCTCGGTGGCCTTCCAGGGGAACGTGGCCAAGACCATGGCCGGCGGCTGGGGCGCCGGCGGCGCCGTGCCGCCCAAGCTGGCGCTGCTCGACATCGGCTCGGGCAACATCACCGCCACCTCGCCGGTGACGATGAACTCCGCCAAGAACTCCGAGCCGGTCATCCAGGAGTACCTGGCCCGGGCCGGCATCGGCTCGGGCGCGGCCGGCGGCACCGCCACCGGCGTGCACGGCGAGATCTACGACAAGCTCGGCATCGACGACTTCCAGCCCGCCGCCGGCTCCACCGACCCGCGCACCAGCCGGCTCTTCCAGAACGGCTACCAGATCCTCTGGGTGCCGCACTGGGTGGCGCCTGGCTCCTGCTCCAACTACAGCTCGAACGCCACCTGCGCCGCCTCCCTCTACTCGGCCGCCCGCGTCGACCAGGTGCTGAAGACCATCGGCCTGTTCGTGGCCGGCGGCGGCGACCTCTTCGCCGAGTGCGCTGGCCTGGGCAGCTTCGAGGGGGTGCGGCGCTCCGACGGCAGCTGGTCGCTGGACTACGAGGACGGCGCCAGCGACCACTCCTCCCAGCTGCAGACGCCGGTGGACGCCTCCCCGCCGGACACCCTCTCCGGGATGCGCATCAACCAGCGCAACCCCGGCGCGCCGCTCTACGCGGGCAGCTTCTCCAGCCCGCTGCTGCAGCTGGGCGACTTCCCCTTCAAGCCCTACGACGGCGCCATCAAGATCTACCGGCCCTACAGCGCCTACGTCACCGCCTCGCCGCCGCTGGTGCGGCTCACCCAGGACACCACCGACCAGACCCTCGACTACTTCACGCTGCTGCCGCGCGCCGCCAGCGGCGGGCGCGGCTCGGTGGTCTACCTGGCCGGCCACAGCTACTCCGGCGTGCAGGGCAGCTTCCAGGCGGGCGGCTCGCGCCTGGTGGTCAACACGCTCTTCAACCTGGGCGCCACCTGCACCGCCAGCGGCGTGTCGTGCGCCACCGGCCTGCTGGGCGCCTGCGGCCAGGGCGTGCTGGGCTGCTCCGCCAGCGGCCAGCCGGTCTGCTCGCCCACCACCACCGGCGACGACGAGGCCTGCAACGGCGTCGACGACGACTGCGACGGCCTGGTGGACGAGGACCTGGAGCAGGGGTGCTACGGCGGCCCCACCGGCACGCAGGGCGTCGGGCTGTGCCGGGCCGGCGTCCGCACCTGCCAGGTGAACCCGGACGGCGGCTACGGCTTCTCGGCCTGCCAGGGCGAGGTGCTGCCGACCCCCGAGGGCTGCAACGGCCTGGACGACGACTGCGACGGTGAGGTGGACGAGCTGGCCCCCAGCGTGCGCCTCTCGGAGGCCTGCTACTCGGGCTCGCCCGGCACCCAGGGCGTGGGCGCCTGCCGGGGCGGCACCCGCACCTGCACCGCCGGCACCTGGGGCGGCTGCGCCGGCGAGGTCACGCCGGTGGGCGATCCCTGCAACTCCCCGGAGGGCGGCACCACCGCGCTCGACCGGGACTGCAACGGCGCCATCGACGCCTGCGGCTCCTGCCCGCCGGGCCAGGTCCGGGACTGCTACGACGGCCCGGCCGGGACCGACGGGGTGGGGCCGTGCCGCCGCGGCAGCCAGACCTGCTCCAGCTTCGGCGAGTGGTCCACCTGCGCCGGCGCCGTCAAGCCGGGCGAGGAGGTCTGCCGCAACGACGTGGACGAGAACTGCAACGGCCCCACCGACGACGACCCGCCCTTCTGCAACGCCTGCAAGCCCACCGACCCGGTCGTCACCTGCTGGACCGGTCCGGCCGACGCCGTCTTCCAGTCCCCCACCCGGCCCGACGCGGTCTGCGTGCGCGGCACGGTGTTGTGCCTGCCCAGCGGCGAGCTGGGCGGCTGCGTCCAGCAGACGCTGCCCGGGCCGGAGCTGTGCAACGGCAAGGACGACGACTGCGACGACCAGGTCGACGACGGGGTGGCCTGCGGGGCCGGCTTCGCCTGCGAGAACGGCGTCTGCGTCTTCTCGTCGTGCGGGCCCGAGGTGCCCTGCCGCGAGGGCTACGACTGCATCGCCGGCGCCTGCAAGCTGACCGCCTGCGGCGCGGGCGGCGCCTGCGACGCCGGCACGGTGTGCGACTTCGGGTCCTGCAGCGATCCCTGCGCCGGCATCACCTGCGGCGTGGGCTCCACCTGCGCCGGCGGGTACTGCACCGGCGGCGCCTGCTACGCGGAGGGCTGCCCGGCC is drawn from Anaeromyxobacter sp. and contains these coding sequences:
- a CDS encoding PHP domain-containing protein; amino-acid sequence: MSAPGRIDLHSHSLASDGQYPAAEVAVLARRAGLGTWALCDHDTVAGLASGAAAAAREGLRFVPGIELSAFLERREIHLLGHFVDPAHPALVAFEDFLAVHRRERVRQIVVRLAALGVSVTEEAIERHSGGKTIGRPHVARAIVETGAVATVREAFDRWLGEGQPAYVQRYRLEAADAVALVRGAGGTVTIAHPGVSKLEVAEVARLAEAGVSGIEVIHPDQNPSVRDKYARAAAASGLVMTAGSDYHGPDVTPDRQLGMVTMDQAALAALEARRP
- the kdpA gene encoding potassium-transporting ATPase subunit KdpA, producing MSLHAWVQAAAFVGLLLLITKPLGAFMFRVFEGSPPLPATLGRLERLIHRLSGVDPAAEQGWVAYAASLLVFSALGMLGTYALLRLQQLLPLNPQGLAAVPPALAFNTAASFATNTNWQSYAGESSMSYLSQMAALAWHNFTSAAAGIGVALALARGLTRRLEPGAPRTLGSFWVDLTRATVYLLLPASLVFGLVLVSQGVLQTLAPSLEVTTVEGVKQVLALGPVGSQEAIKQLGTNGGGFFNANSAHPFENPTPLTNLLQILLILAIPAGLTWTYGRMARNTRQGWALFGAMLALFLAGYAAVTWAEHQPNPALAGLGVDQAAGNLEGKEVRFGVDGTALFATATTAASCGAVNGMHDSFNPLGGLVPLVNIQLGEVIFGGVGAGLYGMLIFVVLTVFIAGLMVGRTPELLGKKIEPREMKLATIYILVFPLLVLPLTGWAAVTSAAASAPNAGPHGLSELLYAYTSAAGNNGSAFGGLDATSPFWTVTLGVGMLAGRFLMIVPALAIAGSMVGKKAVEPGPGTFPTESWLFGALLVSVILVVGALTYFPALTLGPVLEHFLAGAGKVF
- the kdpF gene encoding K(+)-transporting ATPase subunit F, with product MTFDHALGLAAAVLLFAYLGYALVRPEKF
- a CDS encoding deoxyguanosinetriphosphate triphosphohydrolase; translation: MPPTIRAMLEDLEARTFHPRAALSAGTRGRERPDPEDDMRPAYQRDRDRLLHCKSFRRLKGKTQVFLAPTGDHYRNRLTHTLEVAQVGRSIARALRLNEMLVEAMVMGHDLGHTPFGHAGERVLSEVVAGGFHHVTQSVRVVEVLEKDGAGLNLTIEVRDGILRHSKGKGGVLMRGSGPKAMTLEAEIVRLADVIAYVNHDLDDAVRAGLLTEAEVPPDIRATLGGRHSERLATLIRDVIVHSDLDGGGHIELSPGVHQALLALRDFLYARVYENPVVHEEFVKAQRILKDLHHWCLEDAARLRATYGVAPRPGETQERAVTDFLSGMTDRFALATWEALYVPRPWAIV
- the dnaK gene encoding molecular chaperone DnaK, whose amino-acid sequence is MSDDIAVGIDLGTSYSCVAVADGGSPRVVPNEWGERTHASVVSFLDDGHVLVGNDAKKNIITNAENTVYSAKRLIGRFYFSDEVKKAQAVMPYGIVEGANNSVRIQVRDRLLAVPEISALVLKEMKAVAETHLGREVKKAVVTCPAYFNDNQRQATKDAGRIAGLEVLRIINEPTAAALAYGFGKDISQKICVYDLGGGTFDVSILEIGKDVFEVLSTAGDTYLGGDDFDDRIMGWLADGFLQAHGLDLRQNKFCLQMLKEAGERAKIEVGRDGVAEIHVPGICQSPEGQVLDLRQRLQADQFNRMVMDLVQRTFKVCDEALQSARLTASDVDAVILVGGPTRLPIIRSSVRHYFQREPLTDVDPDEVVAMGAAIQAAALLSTSAAEFGQASYLLDVTPLSLRVGTVGGFSERIIDKNTPIPIEKSKTFTTSRDGQDRVKIRVYQGESSRVEGCELLGEFEFTGFRIGYRGEVQIQVTFEIDSNGIVNVAATDLETGQKTSTIISLSSGLSEQDIKKAMDDNAGMELAERQA
- a CDS encoding deoxyhypusine synthase family protein, whose amino-acid sequence is MATTSELPVLEFVLKNYKNFNARATRDALLAYWRHVQGGGKMFWAVAGAMSSAQLGITLAPAIRAGLVHGLSVTGANLEESLFRLVAHDGYKDFPDYRYFTKADDTRILDDRMRRVTDTSIPEDEAFRAVEKFIVPMWTKATKQKARRFWHEYFYELIQALPRELHQGKASESWLLAAARKRLPIVVPGHEDSTFGNIFASHVKTGECSPLIVKSGIEYMAEWYDQYKKLSRGKGVGFFQIGGGIAGDFPICVVPSIKYDLQEPVKPWAYFCQISDSTTSYGSYSGATPNEKITWDKLTQDTPMFVVESDATIVAPLMLSALLEAKAHPAEADALIARWMK
- a CDS encoding CPBP family intramembrane metalloprotease, giving the protein MPLPSPPPPRPDAAPPWAGQAGPPPERTGALLRTWALAVAGLGAARLVSLADPTGLVGANLAGVAAFLFVWLPDRRLRARGEDWEAYGAPLHGLGDGRTWRAAGRGLWQGLLTCALVFPLFAVGFWLFAEALPGLSPGLRGLLAPYAGAPRLAFRLPDRLPLLVLTQLLVVALPEELFYRGWLQTSLARAAPGAGITVLGARLGRGFLLTQVLFALGHLVTLQPWRVGTFFPGLLFGWLRERTGGIWAPVVVHALSNLFLATLERSFYA
- a CDS encoding CvpA family protein, giving the protein MSPATLDLIILGLLLLFAVAGAISGALRQLVQVAAVVAGWLAARHLAPWLVPRLLGGGPPPWQRSALAVGCFLAGAALVGLVGALVARRLHGPGGSPGALDRGLGALLGGAKAGLVAWVLLSALALAGGPLVLGPLRLDTRGSDFGSLAARHNLLSAAAPEQARALQRLLEATRDPAARRRLLERDPGIRRLLDDPRFQALVERPGWGDEPLPLTDPELKTLLERLEPE
- a CDS encoding Rrf2 family transcriptional regulator, producing the protein MQHVLRISRKIDYGLRAMIYLSSIPLESVVPFREIARQMDVPEDFLAKILKTLVDQGLVKSTRGPHGGYALARTPGEISFLDVIEAVEGPVALNVCLDGEDACGHTSACTMVSVWRMGQERMLDVYRQSKLADLAFQARADGQVGLVQLHPPEAPRP
- a CDS encoding DnaJ domain-containing protein, which codes for MDAQFLIEVETLAAVLDQLDYYGVLKLQQGAGAADVKAAYYRESRAYHPDRFAAVESAELRDLIGRIYRRINEAYTVLRDDQKRVRYLADVSGPDRARKLRFTEAEESAASADQKKKLEEQFGQTPNGRKFFATAMLEVQAGRWEAAERALKSALMYEAANPKFKEQLAAVQGELERSRVKGDYRIK